The Hippoglossus hippoglossus isolate fHipHip1 chromosome 2, fHipHip1.pri, whole genome shotgun sequence DNA segment GAAGTGcaacaacatgaacacagacTTTCTCCCATTGGGACAATTCCTCATGTCAGCAGACTTTCCAgataacctttgaccttcagaCGTGTTCGGACAGCAGCTCGTGGAATCATGTGACTGAATATCAGGCCGTGCCCTTTGACACAACTTGTGGAAGTTGGGTTTTCCCAGTAAAGCCAGTTTGTCTTACTCTATGGCGACCTTCTTGTTGGGCAGGCAGATGGGGGAGATCTTGTCTGTGAATGTGACGGGCCGTCTCATGTGCAGCAAGGCGATGTCCCGGTTCAGGTTCGACTTCCAGTTGTACTTGGGGTGGATGATGATCCTATCGATGGGCACGATCCTCTCAATGCCGCGCTCATATCTGGAGGTTTGAGAAGATGTTTGTGTCAGTCCATGGGAAGACATGTCAGAGAAAAGGTTCAGTTGTCCTACATGGTTCTGTGGTGTTTCCCGAGGCGGACCAGGATGTCGTTGGTGGTGAAGTTCTTGTTCCAGGGCGGGTAGAGGATGCAGTGGGCTGCCGTGAGGATCCACTGGTCACTGATCAGACTGGCTCCACACAGCAGCTCCTGGGGGCTTCGCTTGAACAGCATCACCTGCCTACAGGACGGGTTggaacctttaacctttaaatagCATTACCATGTTTTACAGTGTGGTAACCATGGTGACAGCTTGGGACAGGTGTGTTACCACGGTGCCGAGGCCTCCTGGGCGCTGTCGCCCCCAACGATGCGTTTTTCCATGTACGACTCCAacagctcctcctccttttgGTCCTTTATCCCCTTCAACTCAAACAGGGGGCGCTGTCCACACTCTGCAACACAGCCCAGTTAACCAATGAGGTGATGACGAGCCGAGCACAGAACCAATCAGACGCTCAGTTAGTTAACCAGCTGATAAACAGGTGACCAATGAATGGACTCACCACTTTCTCCCAGTCCGAAGGTGCGAggattgaaaatgtttttcctctttggaACTAAGACGGAACGTTCTCTCTCACCAGTCGCTGGCGTCTCCAGCTGGCTCAGCAGTCGGTCCTCTgaaggacagacaggtgagagacagacgggtgagagagacgggtgagagacagacaggtgagagagagagagacgggtgagacagacaggtgagagagagacagacgggtgagagagggagagacaggtgagagagggagagacaggtgagagagagacgggtgagacagacaggtgagagagagacagacgggtgagacagacaggtgagagagagacagacgggtgagagagggagagacaggtgagagagggacagacaggtgagagacagacgggtgagAGAGAtgggtgagagacagacaggtgagagagagagagacgggtgagacagacaggtgagagagagagagacgggtgagacagacaggtgagagagagacagacgggtgagagagggagagacaggtgagagagagacagacgggtgagacagacagacaggtgagagacagacagacgggtgagacagacaggtgagagacagacagacgggtgagagagatgggtgagagagacagacaggtgagacagacaggtgagagacagacaggtgagagagacagacgggtgagagagacaggtgagagagagagacgggtgagacagacaggtgagacagacagacgggtgagacagacaagtgagagacagacaggtgagagagagagacgggtgagacagacaggtgagacagacagacgggtgagacagatgggtgagacagacaggtgagacagacaggtgagagacagacaggtgagacagacagatgggtgagagagacagacaggtgagacagacaggtgagagacagacgggtgagAGGTGGGTAACCCCTGTGCTCCACCCTAGTACCGATGCGTTGTAGTTACCACAGAGGTCCAGGTCACAGAAGTCCACCGTCACATTTCCAGAAACCTCCACGTAGCACCAGGGCCCCTCTGGGTCGTTGTCAGGGTTACGGCACTTGTTTCCCTGGAGGGTGACCTCGGGGATGAAGTCCTTGTCTCGGCTGAGTCCCACGACCTGCGGCGAGGACCACTCCAGACAGGTGTGGCCTCCCAGGGTCACGTGCAGGTCGCCCTCGTAGTCTACGCCATAGCTTCTTAGACACGCTCCGGTTTGGACCGGTTCGGGGGCCACGGTTGACGGGACAAAGTCCTCACCTTCACAGAAAATAGACATTCCTTCATCTCAGTCAGAACTTTAATGCTCGTACAAGATCATTAGCTGGGTCCCGATTCCGGGGGGGCGTCCACCAAAAGAGACGTGTCTGTGTTGCTGCGTTTCACGGCTGACTGAGGAAGACACTCACCACATGTCGGGACCCTGCAGGCCTCCTTCTGCACCGTCGGGTCCTTGGTGAAGCACCAGGGGCCCTCAGCACGACTGTCGGGGTTTCGACAgaagttctcctgcaggttACTGTTCGGCTCCGAGGCGTTAAACTCCCTACAGACAGGTCAACAGACAGGTCAACAGACAGGTCAACAGACAGACTGGTTGATTTAGGTCTGTGCTTGGTTACCTCATGATGGGATGTGGGAAGTTGCTACTCCAGTACTGACATTGTCTCCCTGATTTTGTGATGTTGACATTTCCTTCATAGTTAAACCCCTTACTGAAAATACactgacctgaacacacacacacacacacacacacacacacacacacacacacacacacacacacacacacacacacagtgtcaatGTACTTGTACATTTGAACAggttaaagtttcattttgtttgtgtttacctTCTACACACTGTCTGATCACATCGATGTTCTGTTGTGTTCTTGTCATCTGAGTTCCTTTACAgtctggaacacacacagacagttacacacacacacagttacacacagacagttacacacagacagttatacacacacacacacacacagagacagacagacagacagacagacagacagacagacacacagacagacagacagacaggtggtgTTTGTGTACTCTGAGTTGTGTCTGTTTGAGCTGTGGACTTTGTTCCAGTGTTTTTCAGCAGCTGAGTAAACTAAAGTTACAAATCTTTGTCAGAGTGATTGTTATACTTCATGTACTTCAATCTCCACAGTAAAAGTACTTCATGTACATTTAGAAAACTCTTGTAATGTAACTATACATTATGTTAAAGTGAATGAAGTCAAAGTAATGTGACCTAACctcaaagtaaagtaaatataaataaaggaTGGTAAATGTATGTAG contains these protein-coding regions:
- the f2 gene encoding prothrombin isoform X1, which gives rise to MVEPSKPAAVLLLLLLHSCRADDVFLNSQRASEVLVRSRRANQLFEEMKPGNLERECVEEVCDHEEAREVFEQTEKTENFWMKYLDCKGTQMTRTQQNIDVIRQCVEGQCIFSKGFNYEGNVNITKSGRQCQYWSSNFPHPIMREFNASEPNSNLQENFCRNPDSRAEGPWCFTKDPTVQKEACRVPTCGEDFVPSTVAPEPVQTGACLRSYGVDYEGDLHVTLGGHTCLEWSSPQVVGLSRDKDFIPEVTLQGNKCRNPDNDPEGPWCYVEVSGNVTVDFCDLDLCEDRLLSQLETPATGERERSVLVPKRKNIFNPRTFGLGESECGQRPLFELKGIKDQKEEELLESYMEKRIVGGDSAQEASAPWQVMLFKRSPQELLCGASLISDQWILTAAHCILYPPWNKNFTTNDILVRLGKHHRTIYERGIERIVPIDRIIIHPKYNWKSNLNRDIALLHMRRPVTFTDKISPICLPNKKVAIDLLSEGYKGRVTGWGNLRESWKPSSRSLPGVLQQIHLPIVDQDICMSSTSVRITDNMFCAGFKPEDAERGDACEGDSGGPFVMKYPSENRWYQMGIVSWGEGCDRDGKYGFYTHLFRLSRWIKKTIESTG
- the f2 gene encoding prothrombin isoform X2; the encoded protein is MVEPSKPAAVLLLLLLHSCRADDVFLNSQRASEVLVRSRRANQLFEEMKPGNLERECVEEVCDHEEAREVFEQTEKTENFWMKYLDCKGTQMTRTQQNIDVIRQCVEGQCIFSKGFNYEGNVNITKSGRQCQYWSSNFPHPIMREFNASEPNSNLQENFCRNPDSRAEGPWCFTKDPTVQKEACRVPTCGEDFVPSTVAPEPVQTGACLRSYGVDYEGDLHVTLGGHTCLEWSSPQVVGLSRDKDFIPEVTLQGNKCRNPDNDPEGPWCYVEVSGNVTVDFCDLDLCEDRLLSQLETPATGERERSVLVPKRKNIFNPRTFGLGESECGQRPLFELKGIKDQKEEELLESYMEKRIVGGDSAQEASAPWQVMLFKRSPQELLCGASLISDQWILTAAHCILYPPWNKNFTTNDILVRLGKHHRTIYERGIERIVPIDRIIIHPKYNWKSNLNRDIALLHMRRPVTFTDKISPICLPNKKVAIDLLSEGYKGRVTGWGNLRESWKPSSRSLPGVLQQIHLPIVDQDICMSSTSVRITDNMFCAGNSSSSSVPELFSTDFTF